The region attcaatttaataaataaaacaaatataattcGCAAGTCACTTTATTGATCGCAAAATTAATACCTTACATAAATAAGGAATGTCTTCCTCAGCAAAGAATCCAAAAACTGTATCACTTAACACACAAAAGGAATCGTAGTGGTAATAGTAAAGCTAGTTGTTCAGGTGGTTAAAAGTTTTTTAGTTGGACTTCTTGGATTCCTTGGATGGTGACCTAGACCTCGAGCGCGACATGGAGCGTCCCTTGGAGCGGGAGCGCGAGCGGGAGCGGCTGCGGGAGCGCGAGCCGGAGCGCGGCGAGCGGGAGCGGCTGCGGCGGCGGGACCGAGAGCGGCTggaaatacatacaaaataacgTTCATTCTTACTGACACTCACTAATGCTTATTATCACCACTCTGTAAAAACCTCAATCTGAATAAATTAATAGTACCTTACGAGATTATGTATTTACATAGCGGCAGAAGAATTTAAGAGGTATTTACAAAATAGTGATATGACTAAGGCTTTGCAATCCAGatccaaaatgtataaaattatccAATTATCCAGATCTGGATCCGcagatcttcccatacatttcagatCTGTCGTGCCAACCAGATATGACatattttgccatttgtacacaAGAATGTAATATATAAAAAGTAGCTGAGAATAAGTTGAGAAAGTAGGCAGCAGTCTCTTATAAGTCTGGCTAACAAATGCGAAATCGAAAATGTTTGTTAGGCAGGCTCATAAGTTATAACACAAATTTCTAGTGAAGACATAATAACACAGGTTTATTTCTTCATGAGCTTGTTCCTGGATAATTCTTGATTACTTCTTGTAATATCTTCTGCAGCAAATCCACCAAATCTATGTCCTAATGAGATAAAACTGTCCTTACTATACCTGCCTTgtactagaaataaataattattacttatagaATAGGAAGTCTGCTTTGAACTCAAATACTGTGAATAATGTGTAACTCACTGAGTGCGCGCAGTGATTACATTAGACGTGCGTCGCGACGCGTAGAAAACGTTACACTCAATGTAGTTGTCGACAATTGACGTGCGCACGTAGCCTGTAGCTACGTAGTTTGCAGAGGGGTTACCGATGCGGGCGACTCATCGGAGTACACGCCGCGAAGTGAAATCTACGTAGCGCAGATAATAAGAAGTGCAGACTCTGAAGAGTTCGGTCTCGGCGCACAGGCCAATGATAACCTATAACATAGTTATCATTGGTTTATGTGAGTCTTGAAACATTGGGAATCTATACATTGTTTTGAATTTTAAATGCATGGAAATCCCCCCAGCCTACAGTGCACATATCATGATCTCTTTCAACCAAATTTTCCACAGAAGAAAACAAACATTACATAACAAATTAACTTCACACATTTGCCACAGCATATTCCTTATGCTATGATGACTATCAGAATGTGTAGAGCAAGTTGCAAGGAAGAAATATTGACTCACCACATGtgaattttttacttttaatgacACCCCAGATTTTTGATGGTTACCAATTGTTCACTTTAACCAGTTTATTCAAAAATTCACAATACTGAAAATAAATACAgatattaaccttttaaccgctaCAGAATTTTTCATTGAGCGTGCTCATGTCGCCCGCAGTACAAAGTGACACAacgttttgtcttatttatcagaccgcaGTGAAATGAGCCCCAATTTGTACGTCTTATATAAGTATCAGTCTACAGCAGTTaggttaataattatttactggTCACTGCCTCCATGTGTTTGTTAACCTGTATGAATTTGTTTGCTTATACAGAAACTTGGTTtaagaaatatttaattactttattttatgaaTGACTGTCCAATTCAATTAATTATCTACAAATGcagtaaatacatatttatatcaaAGCTTGTTATTTAAACTTGTCTTTTTTTACTAGGTAAGTAGtgtaaattattttgtttactttaagtGCACCATTCATACAGCAAACCCGTCACTATAAAAAAAGATTGTGTTCAACTAAACTCTgctgattttataattttctttgtTATCAGCCGCTGAAAATATCTTATTCAAAGCTGCATTGGTTGTCCCACAAGCCGTAAAGTTAATacataaaatgattaaaataatagtCACCTGCGGCGACGACGGCGTGTGCAGTCGCGGGCGTAGTGTCCGCGGTCTCCGCAGTCGTAGCAGCGGTCGTCGTAGGGCCGAGGCGGCAGGCGGGATCTGGGCGGCGGCCCCCGGCCTCCGAATCCACGGCTGCCGTTGGACATCTCGACGCGAGCTCGACGACCACATATTGTACGGCCATCTAAACCACGgatctgaaaacatttaattaGCCTGAATAAGTACACACAAACAATAAAATTCTAAGTATTGTGCCAAGTTTAGCGATTTTATAGAGTTAAAAGGTAATTACCGCATCTTCAGCGTCTCGAGGATCCTCAAATTCAACAAAGGCAAAGCCTGGCGGATTTCTTGCCACCCAAACATTTCTTAAAGGGCCATAGTACGAAAATGCATCCTCAAGTTCAGGCTTACTGGCGTTGTTACCCAAATCGCCCACGTACACTTTACAGTCACCGTAACGTGACATGATCTGAAATAAAACAATGCATGTTAATATACGCAGCAAAGTAACctaaaacacaattattaccTACGTACATGtttcaaataaaaatacgtACCAAGCTTTTAAAATTAGCGTGTTGAACTAATCACATTTATATTTAGTATCTCTGGTGCAACAGTCACGTTAAATTAAACCACAACTAAGTTAAATCCATCAAATAACCTTTAATGGGTTTGTCACTAATGGCCGGCGTCACTAATGGCGGGCAGGAGCGACACACGAAAAGCGAGCCCAAGCGTTGAAATCAAAATGGCGGATTTATGTCTCTCTAGTATCTTCTAATTTTCCATTGATTTTGGacagaacatacgcaatgcgacaaaatTAAAACTCCTTTTAAgattcctgacaacataccaaacATAACCTACGTAATTTAGTCGGGTTATTGGTggggaattaaaaaaaagtgaggttgtgacaaggacaaacaataatgtcaataataactctttctctgctactcctactgaaagatatataagactatcccgttcggtcatttctTTCGCCAGCACATGACTGATCCAGTTAAATACTACATTCATAATCGACATGGAAATGGAATTTATGGCCTCTCCAAACGTCACCAATAATCGTATGATGatttgtaaaggccccagtacacaatgggccatcgccggccactccaagggatgcatttatagttcgttttttttagcattagaaagaacttcgcagaagtaagcttgtggttccaaatccAGCACTTTCagcggtaataatttgaagtaaattatatgtattgaccatgctacattatataattcaataattattaacaattaaagaacctgataaaaactgcacgcttgcttctgtggagttctttctaatgctaaaaaaaacgaactatatgcgttagagggagcaaattatattgctatctcattctaccgcatcgcatggctgcgtcccttggagtggccggtgATGGCCCATTGcgtactggggccttaatacATTGCGACATTTACTcacggacgtagagagtaaactggatagtgtacactggccaaaaagtgtgtccacatgagaggtcaaacctgagccctccatctctttctaattagggtgaccataagtcatatgaatgtgggatattagcataagatggaatgtatagtttggccaggatcttttctcattcgtgcataatcagagagaatcatactgtattttccctatgctagtataattgccccataaaagggatggatatagtttatttctcttctgtaaaacgcttcacacaaccttacttaatttagtcgttataaCAGAAAGTCGTTAGTCGTTATAAAAActgttacagatgggatgggcgtattgAATCGCGATCATGGTCGattgtgaggaaggtggtccgccgtacgtccatTAAAAAACACAGCTATAGCTGgttaagcaaatcttgtcagtaaaaaaaggcgcaaaattcaaattttctatgggccaatatcccttcgcgcctacatttttcaaatttgccgcctttttcttctgacaagatctgcttgaccaagtatatatttAAGAGCGAGCGAGACAGATATCCAGCGTGGGGTAAAATGTTGTACTAGGTAActaggtaattcgcaaatcgtgTCGATTAAAAACACTGCCTTCGGTCGTTTTAATcaggctgacgcaactaggaacaaaaaTAGGTTTTGTATGGTCTTCAGTGACCTAGCCatagccaaaaaaacaaaataaaacgtcagtgctatatatatatttatctgtcaagtcaactgtcagccacattgctttgttgcttgtcatggcggttcgtaggttttacttacgtatttcttgcaatttcttttttaaaagccttcgttattttccaaaacagtcaaacgtgataagaacatacagtgagtcaatagatttagtttaaatgccaccgaaaactaagttgtttcagtgcgaaatatgtggcaattgatacgctcgcgaaaatcgcaaaaaaggaagtttatggcgaaatttccattagatgaagaccggtaagtattgctttagatacttttagccttattttggtgtagcaggctagcaggctataaacacatcgaaaattagatatttcatatccactttcattgtgaactagtgatgtactacaagtatcgatacgaagtatcgatatcgactgcagccttattttttatcaatgtaaataaaataaaatgtgtgaATTTCCTGGTATACAACAtaactataattatttctccgaatatttttagtggaaaattGTTTATCATCTGTgcattaatggaatggacattatattatactagacgggcccgcagctgcgctcgcgtaaatgaaataaagagttcgtcttatgtttagttaaataccgacattattatgtattcaaccctgccatggtttaaaactgtgatagggatttcttatttgtagccgttatttggataactcaattcgcaaatttgtcaaaaaatgatgtgatttgataaaaggcaagattgtattttttcatctacacgtatttatttaaaacttgtttcaagataaaattattatttgttcttataagcctagttgcaaaaacgttcattagattaatttccgccttaagacgaatatggacgaccaccgcccttaaatcgccttttcatacaaacataagtctagtcctctcggtcttgcgatagctctcgccagtcgccatggccgaggttgagcaggtcttgagcaactacgtcgtttcagcggtacctaggacgtccactcgggcgactctcattttgttgtcccaagtacctgcgctctcttcacgacacgatcctctcccattctctctaagtgtccgagccaccactgaatttagccgcttttgtctctcaatatttcgccactatatcggaccacatccttatttctatggcaacaaaattatattacgatatttggctgactgctgactgtacatttgcttgtttttatcaggtcgctcaataatatctgaacatgcactttaatctacctacataacttactatcaactttgtatttttggcccatctcagcattcttagcccgttccccggacgaatggcaatgtttgccgaagccgtgaaagtcaatctgaataatataactgaaaaataaatttaaaacaacaaaatacaaattgataataataatatagtaattactttgatttataataatgataataatgataagtcatatatgacataaatcactcgtatgggctctatagactaaggttgaggttgacagcactttttattttacttcgtgtaaaaaaacgacgaaataactgtataccaacatgacaaacataatttagtttactttaacttacggattatttggtctaatctgtagcaccgccaaacgaaagcaaccgagagttgccgagaaatggccgatgtcgtaaaatgaagattgttatgaaaatttcttttccttattgtaaattaaatacgcatcggaagcgatagtttttatgctctagttctattcccatatgtagataattgatttgaacaggtttttcttatcatacgtgcgtcgtattcgagaaacgtgtcaaaaactttcttagaaatttgtaaggcgccatctcgcttcttccctagttttttatcccgttctggtttttcaattttatatatatatatatatatgatattTTTGGATTctagtaataggggatattactgcaatgttctgccgccagagtgcagtacTACCGActccagtaaattcatagactaacttatacatactctgccttaaactgttttttgacaagttttcacagacaataaattattatgacattgatgcatcaaggcggtttgttaacaaggtccGAAGTactggtaaacgcgaaaatctaaatttagttatctgcctttttatcgctcgaatatgcaagagtgatagagaggataaggcggtagacccccagattgtgacataTAGTGGTAGTGACGTTAAATAATAGAGAATatcacgcaaaactctgcgtaggtaggcagagttttgcgtgatattctattatttaagattttaacctaaaatataagaaaaagtatgtgtaattattaaatgtttttagatgcaggcagtggcgcaaataagttgtaaaggaagacttaattttattattcaagaatattatatacctatagaaaaaaaaacatttatgaaCACACATTTTCCTCTGTTACCTATGGACCGTCGGaccgtcgggatgtattttaaattaattatattaaattaattaaaaaaaaaacattttacatatttttattttaacaaataaaaatcgtgttcacatttaagtccaaccatgtattaagcaggccactgacgagccttccaaatggatgccgttacaatggattcatccaaatggacggcatcctaatattaaacattgtacgtttttgacattcacggaccgattttggattgcagccacgctatttggactgttggaaggctcgtcagtagCCACCTTAAGTCCACTAAAAGTCCacactatatataacatacgacTTACATGTGGATTGATTCTAACCTGATTTCTATTGCGAAAATTGTTGACAGGGGCccatgtttcaaccctccccaatttatcgatatcgataaaataggcAAGCGTGTggcatactacactatttaagtctgttatgttggtactattgttctttgacagttctttgtcatacatgttggtaatgattggaacaccaaacatacaaacagactaatcaaatcgccagtatggaagtcccgtctcttaaaacgtagtgattatattctctttgggcTAAGTTTAcgtacgtatacatttgatgataatttgatgtgcccctcccccgcaaaatatggcagactattttgtaccaaaaattatagacatggcgtctccgttggttatattctctaaggcgAACCACGTTCCACTTGTTGCCTCCCTgacacacttacgtacgaatttacaagtgcgacagagaggcaacacatcgaacaTGGTTCGCGGAGTCGCGGCAGGCTCTCTGTTCCTCACGGGCGCACGCATGTCACCACCAAAGAACCGTTTTTTTTCCTGTATGGCAACATTTAGAAAGGTATAGAGAACGGACTCCATAAGCGGGcattacattatacaatttGCAGTGCGCTAGCTGAGTTACCCCGGCTACTCacgtaacgataaatcgtagcgattaaactgtgcagtccgaactgcgcagttttatctgccgtgtgtatgacaaatcgttgtcGATTATCGTAACGATTTGTCATCGTATGTAGCCTGCATTAGCGCACTAATTTAGTATAGTGTAAAGACAGTTAGCCagtaaagccccccattcacactcctaccgtgtaggccgcctcgttgggtaggattgtgtatgggggttgcggactacgagccgtcctacaaacggctaaacggtaggacggctcgtagtccgcaacccccatacaaacggctaaacggtaggacggcccgtagtccgcaacccccatacacaatcctacccaacgaggcggcctacatggtaggagtgtgaatggggggctttagtGACCCAATCTAGTGCGATCGCATGTGCTCTGCCGCACTAACGCTATCTAGCGCACTAGAACGTATAGTGTAAATGGTTTTAGCGCGCTCAGCGCTTACtgtgtaaagccccctccagactatgtgcttcacgcggcgcgacgtcgcggagcgaacatatagccccctccagactatgcgcgtgaatcgcgggcgaagccgcgaacgcgagtttggagtcgatttcgcaggtctgcgttctaGTAGgggatctaaggtccaccaccttgcattttggagacaaagcaaaccgcttggaacaggtgttcctgggtgTGATcagagctgattaagcccggttgccaagaggttccccccagcaggtgggcaggggagggggggaaaagtgcctccggcgcgcctcactctaagctttatatctgcatacatctcgcaactatatcaagtttggtgtctttttcgtgtaattcgaggatgaagaatattcatttctgtgactaaattttcactcacccatacaaaaaaatcgagAAATTCAacattcaaaaaaaatcttttaattttttttttcgtaaatcctctataaaatttaaactatgaggatttgctctagaaaaaaaatacctgtgaatagcccagttaaccttctatacagaatagtaaacttgtcaaacattttttttcataactctgttaaaaaaaatgttttgtgtcgcgcggcgtacctgcattgtaagagtggtatgcagcgtttaggatttttaagtatgtttagatgatttctgataagttgttattcttctggttgtagattacattaataaattacttctggacgtgatatatatacaaatataaattaaatatataaataaataaataataaataataataaattaaataataaattaaatatgggaaaactttcgccaacagagttaagtattataaatgtgataaaattatcattattatttgtatgtcttttccatatctcgggaccatggggtcccggacctttgggaggcgtacgtggggccgaagccaacagcgcagaggccctttaaggcactttaatctaaaagcaagggatcaTTTATCCCTTATatggtggatactatccccgaacgcacaatgtgatacatccggagatggtccccgccaggtgcaaagactattgcagtgcagcacttttgtgctgcgatgggaactaaggtcatgggctatagatttgaaagttggttGGGCTGGATAATAGGCTATGGAAgcgactagcggacacctgccgtgacaatcagtttcaaaattgtaaatgacaggtggtgattcgcaatggccgcacgcacagtgcgacaacagggcaacactttggagtggctgtgaggttgtcgagatgtgagtctgcggtagccagatcccggtaatccgttcagcaggccgccggcgttatgacattttacacttccaacctggagcataggtcccgcgctcttgcgactccattctggccgcccaatcaaggcaagcacagggGCGAGGGCCACATGACAGGGCCCTCTAGAATAGGgatccgcggtgtcgccactcaccgtcagctcgccacaagctgccctcgcgggacattattattattattattattgtggtgttgtgggcccttgagtgtcgcattgatcagcattgatctattgtgacggccctttaagttcattactaatgcccgttgcatccagaaagttccagattctttgggccgtaatgttttgtacctcactACGTgacgccctaggtaggtacttctttttgacattagtggtccacaagaacagagaatgtgcatcgcagtctcctctgactcttgacagaacctgcatgtcgcatcttgtttcttgccaatttgaaacatatgttgcatatgcgccctttctagcaagttggtccgcttcttcgtttccgttagcccccattcgcacgacagctttttcaacgcgcgttaaaaaagcgtttgaatctgtccgcactctaaattcgatttaacgaccaaggcttaaagtcgaaaatccaacaacgtttGATAagaaagcgccaccgctgtcgtgtgaatacatacatggttatccatttgtgtcattcaaacgcttttttaatagcaggagatctaaggtcccgttttctaaggggaccttgcattttggagacaaagcaaaccgcttggaacaggtgttcctgggggtgacctgagttaattaagcccggttgccaagaggttccccccagcaggtgggcaggggagggggggcaaaagtgcctccggcgcgcctcactctaagctttatatctgcatacatctcgcaactatatcaagtttggtgtcattttcgtataattcgaggatgaagaattcatttctgtgactaaattttcattcacccatacaaaaaattcgaaaaattcaaaattcaaaaaaaatcttttaatttttttttcgaaaatcttcTACAACatttatactatgaggatttgctctagcaaaaaaatacctgtgaatagcccagttatccttctatacagaatagtaaacttgtcaaacaatttttatcataactctgttaaaaaaaaatgttttgtgtcgcacggcgtacctgcattgtaagagcggtatgcaacgtttaggatttttaagtatgtttagatgatttttgATAAGTTGctattcttctggtggtagattacattaataaattacttctggacgtgatatatatacaaatataaattaaatatataaataaagatgttgggaaaactttcgctaatagagttaagtattataaatgtgataaaattaacataggagatgtttgacaaaaaatgcgggtttAAATAGgatatatattgttcgtaattgccattacatgcccatgggactgtgaattttaggttttttttaacgcagttgcacctccctgcgtattttgttttgcagcggcaacgaataagctctaaacaagcagcagccgccgcaggtaggcttgtccatatgggctcccaataaccatgttgtttggaccagccccagtcagcagggcatggtggctgttgctgaggggctataatctgtccccaaacatagaccaaatcctacaccggaacatgcgacacaactgaaaaccgccgtgtcgccggaataatttctgcaccttgtcaacctggtaagctagaggaaaagcaaaccgctctatgtacgttccttgatgttgaaggtgctttcgacaatacgcccacagagaccatactcaatggtatgaaatcaaaacttcttgcaatcatgtcaggctaagactttgatacacaacacgaccttgtagtcatagtcaaaggcccttgcctcaacacaatatccaacctaatgcaaggagctctaaacacgaTATTCAAATGgagtagagaaaatgacttgtccattaatccgagcaagactgtaatagccatttaaccattcacaaggaaacggaagataaactcacaaaaccaagacttaatggacaaataataccgttctcggcagaggtcaattatctaggggtcaccttcgaccaaaagttaacttggaactagggcttccaaataccggacctttctcaataccggtattaataccgggaTGGGCGactccaataccgggatcccgggatttTTTGCAACAAAATGAGAAACAAGAaattttgaaagaaaaataccaaatttttaatcaaattcttttttattttgcatgcattttacaatagtatttttttacaatcatAATTATCA is a window of Cydia splendana chromosome 1, ilCydSple1.2, whole genome shotgun sequence DNA encoding:
- the LOC134792228 gene encoding serine/arginine-rich splicing factor 7-like, with protein sequence MSRYGDCKVYVGDLGNNASKPELEDAFSYYGPLRNVWVARNPPGFAFVEFEDPRDAEDAIRGLDGRTICGRRARVEMSNGSRGFGGRGPPPRSRLPPRPYDDRCYDCGDRGHYARDCTRRRRRSRSRSRRRSRSRSPRSGSRSRSRSRSRSRSKGRSMSRSRSRSPSKESKKSN